ATTGATTAGATCAGGATCGTGATCTTCAAGTATTTTTTTCACATTATTATAAGTCATACGCTTATCAATGTTGATGAGTGTTTCAGATATACGGTGATTCGTTACGTTACCCTCTGCATCAATATCCATAAAACAAGATAACGCTAAACGATCTACACCTGCATTTAATGAACACACGCCATTGGATAGTTTTCTAGGTAACATAGGTATAACCCTATCCACTAAGTATACGCTTGTTCCACGTTTATAAGCTTCTTTATCTAAAGGGGTATTCTCTCTAACGTAGTGGGTTACATCTGCAATATGAACACCAAGTCGATAGATACCGTTTGATAATTTCTCTAGTGAAATGGCGTCATCTAAATCTTTAGCATCTTCACCATCAATAGTGACCATCTTCATATTCCTGATATCTTCACGACTTCCTTTGTCCTCTTCTCTTACTTCTTCTGAAATACTATTGATCTGTTTGATGACTGCTTCTGGGAAGTCCACAGGTATTTCATATTGACGAACAACGGCGATAATTTCAGTAGTAGGATCTGTTACATGACCAAGTATCTCTATTATTTTTCCTTCTGGCTTTTTGCCTTGTTCTGGAAATTTAGTAATCTTTACAACAACTTTATGCCCCGTCTTTGCTCCGTTCATATCTTTTTTTGAAATAAAGATGTCTCTAGCATGTTTATTATCATCAGGTACAACAAAGCCAAAACTCTTATTATGTTGGAAAGTACCTACTATTTCAGTAGACCCGCGCTTGATGATTTCAACTATTTCACCTTCTGAACGTCTACCGTTCTCCTCAGGACGAATAATTCGGCATAAGACTCTATCCTTATTCATAGCGTCATTGGTACAATCCTTTGGAATAAAAATATCTCTTGCCTCAGGGTCATCTAAAACGACAAAACCATAACCGCCTTGGTTCCCTTCAAAAGTACCATTCATAAAGCCAATCGCTTCTGGTGTAGCAAATTTACCTCTTTTGGTTTGTACAATTTTACCTTCATCAATGAGTTCTTCTAATATATCCTCAAGGATTCCTCTTTCATAAGGCGATACACCTAATAGAACCATGATATCTTTGATTTTCATTGGTTTATAATCTTCATGTTTTATAAATCCATAAATCTTATTCTTTTTTTCTTCTCTATTCTGATTCATAATCTCACCTTTTACCTTAATCCTTTTCTTATTATTCTTCTTATGTGACATTCATTTTATACCCTACCAACTGATTATAAGTATAACCAATATTAGGTTGAGTCATTAACAAAAAAGCACACCTCGCATTATTAGCAAAGTGTGCCTATCTATTACATCATGATGTATAAAAGTAAAGCTAAAACGATAAATAATGTAGCAAGAAGCTTTGTACCTTTTTCAAGTTTTCCTTCT
This window of the Vallitalea okinawensis genome carries:
- the rnr gene encoding ribonuclease R — encoded protein: MSHKKNNKKRIKVKGEIMNQNREEKKNKIYGFIKHEDYKPMKIKDIMVLLGVSPYERGILEDILEELIDEGKIVQTKRGKFATPEAIGFMNGTFEGNQGGYGFVVLDDPEARDIFIPKDCTNDAMNKDRVLCRIIRPEENGRRSEGEIVEIIKRGSTEIVGTFQHNKSFGFVVPDDNKHARDIFISKKDMNGAKTGHKVVVKITKFPEQGKKPEGKIIEILGHVTDPTTEIIAVVRQYEIPVDFPEAVIKQINSISEEVREEDKGSREDIRNMKMVTIDGEDAKDLDDAISLEKLSNGIYRLGVHIADVTHYVRENTPLDKEAYKRGTSVYLVDRVIPMLPRKLSNGVCSLNAGVDRLALSCFMDIDAEGNVTNHRISETLINIDKRMTYNNVKKILEDHDPDLINEYTDFVDFFELMRELAMILREKRTERGSIDFDFEEAKIYLNDEGVPVEIKPYERSIATRIIEEFMLICNETIAEDHYWQDVPFMYRSHEEPDPEKIQGLSEFIYNFGYSIKGKHGTVHPKAIQKVLDDIAGSSEEPIISRLVLRSMKRAQYTATSDGHFGLAAKYYSHFTSPIRRYPDLQIHRIIKKNLNGELENKYGAMLSNKMPEIAKQCSVTERRAEEAERETEKLMKVRFMEDKLGQIFDGVISSITKWGMYIELPNTVEGLVHVTNMEDDYYNYDDKMHVFIGERTKKIYRLGDRVKVKLIDTDIIRKTIDFIVVSNDLLEEDHQE